The genomic stretch AACTGTTCCAGCTCTTCCGCCGCTTCCACGACCACACCGAGGGCACTGGGGTGGGCCTGTACCTGGTCAACCGCTTGGTGCAGGCCCGGGGCGGGCGCATCGAGGTGGACAGCCGCGTGGGCGAAGGGGCGACCTTCCGGGTGTACCTCGGAGGAAACCAGTAAGAGGAAACAAGTAAGAGAATGGCCTCTCTGGCAGAAGAAACTGATCATGATTTCTGCCCGACTACGCTTTATTGTGCGCACTTGTGCATGACCCGGAAACCAGGTATGGCTGTTTCAGCTCCTCAAAGGAGACTCCAGCACCGGCAAGATATCCTGGAGCGTATTCTTCCCGGTCACGTAGCGAGCCAGTAGCACCAAGCGCGCGGCATCGGGAGCAGGAAACCCGCTCATTTGCAGCGCCACCGTAATGCTAAGCAACCGACGGACTGTTACGGGCGAAGCTATTTCAACTGGAAAAACAGGCAACGGGTACATAGCAGCAGCGAGTAGTTGAGCAGTTCAAGATACTCTGCTGGCTAGTGGAGGCAACCCCTCCCGGATTACGATTTGATTATTTCTCGTTTTCCTGATTTGTCCTTGGCCGACCTACCCGCAGGGCCACGCTCAACCAGCCATAGCCAGTGGATCCGGCACTACACTACGGCGTAAACACAAACGTGGGGATCATCCGGAAAAACGGCACACCTTATCAGATTCAGCTCGGCGCATGTTACGCGTTTTAAGCGCCCGGCTGTTAGCGTGACGTTGCACTCATCGGCGAAACGTCGTGCTCATCCAGGGACTGACAGGAAGCAGGATGAGCACGACGTTCTGTTCGCAGGAAAAACGGCTTTCTGCTGGATTCTGTGGACGAGCTGAAGGCGTGCGGCGCGGCGGGAATGCGCCGGGTCCGCTCAGCATGACGCTCCCGACGCTCCCATGGGATTGCAAGCACCATAGAAAATCGAAAGCATGGAGTTCGAGATAACCTGAGCGCCAAGCAGGTAATGGCAAGCGTTTCGCCGCAGGTAACAATTTCTTTACGTAGGCAAAGTCGCTCTTACTGCCTCGGTTGCGTTTGTAAGCCCGCCACCGAATAAGCCGGCGGGCCCGCCCGTATGAATTCCTCGGTTTTGTCAATTTCGCTGCTGGCCACCAGCGGCCTGGTGCTGTTTCTCTACGCCGTGAGCCGCCTGGCCCTGGCGCTGCGCCACGTAGCCGGCGACCGGGTGAAGGGCATCCTGGACCGCTTCACGCGCACCATTCCGGCCGCTATCCTCACCGGCACCGTGGTCACCACTTTGCTCGACTCCTCCTCGGTGGTCATCATTCTGACCATTGCGCTGGTGAGTGCCGGGGCGCTGCCCTTTCGCAACTCGCTGGGCGTGGTGCTGGGCGCTAACATCGGTACCACCATCTCCAGCCAGCTGTTTGCCTTCGACCTGGGGCAGTACGCGGTGGTGGCCATGCTGCCGGGCTTGCTCCTGCTGACGCTAAGCAAAAAGCGCCAGGGCCGCACCATCGGGCGGGCCTTGTTCTGCTTTGGGCTGCTGTTTTTTAGCTTGTTTTTGATTGGCGAAGCCGCCGCGCCGCTCAAACAATACAAGGGCGTGCAGGCCTGGCTGCTCAAACTGGAAAGTCCCGTGCGGGGCGCTGGCGCCGGCGCGCTGCTCACCCTGATTGTGCAGTCGTCGTCGGCCACGCTGGGCATGGTCATCAAGCTGGCCGGCAAAGGCCTGCTTACGCTCCCGGCCGGCATTGCCGTGATGCTGGGCGCGGAGCTGGGCACCTGCTCCGATACGCTGCTGGCCACCGTCGGCCGGGGACCGGCGGCGCGCAAAACGGGCTTGTTTCACTTGGGATTTAACCTGGTCACCATCAGCCTGGGCTTGCTGGTTATCGGCCCGTTCACGGCCCTGGTGCTGCGGCTGGCTGGGCAGGCCGACGTGGCCCGCCAGATTGCCCACGCCCACGTGCTGTTCAACGTGGCCGGGGTCCTGCTGTTTGCGCCCCTGCTGCCGCTGTGCCAGCGCCTGCTCGACGCCTGGCTCCCCGACCAGCCCCGGCCGGCCCCGGCCCTGGTCGGGGAGCCCGCCGCCTAGCGACAGGGCGTTTCCGGGCTGCGCAGCGCGATTGCGCCTTCGTTTGCCCTTAACGACGCTGTCGCACCTAACAATTTCTTAACCCGGCAACTTGACTTCGGGCCAGCTTTGACTACCACCGGGCGGTAACTTTAGCCCCGGAATCGGGCAGAAAAACGGTCAGCTTTGCCCACCCTGGCTCGGTGTTGACCACGATTGCTGTTGTGCACAAGCGCGTGGCGCAGGCAGGTAGTCATGAACCCTGCCTTTAGCTTGGATTCCGGTAAGCCCCCATTTTCAGCAGGTTATGAAAAACGTCTTCAAAATCATTCTTGGGGTCATGGTGCTGGCCGTGGCTCAGCCGGCGGCCGCCCAGCAGCCTACCAACCCGGCAGTCCCCACCCCCACCCAAACCCCTACGAGCCGCATTCTGCTGCCCAACGGGTGGTCATTGAGCCCGGCTGGTACGCGGGCCGCCGTGCCGCTCGGCGACCTGCCGCTGAACATGCAGCTCAGCCGCTCGGGCCGGCTGCTGGCCGTCACCAACAACGGGCAGAGCCAGCAAACCATCCAGCTGATTGACCCGCGGGCCAGCCGCGTGCTCGACGAGGCCATCATCCGCAAGTCCTGGTACGGGCTGAAATTT from Hymenobacter canadensis encodes the following:
- a CDS encoding Na/Pi cotransporter family protein yields the protein MNSSVLSISLLATSGLVLFLYAVSRLALALRHVAGDRVKGILDRFTRTIPAAILTGTVVTTLLDSSSVVIILTIALVSAGALPFRNSLGVVLGANIGTTISSQLFAFDLGQYAVVAMLPGLLLLTLSKKRQGRTIGRALFCFGLLFFSLFLIGEAAAPLKQYKGVQAWLLKLESPVRGAGAGALLTLIVQSSSATLGMVIKLAGKGLLTLPAGIAVMLGAELGTCSDTLLATVGRGPAARKTGLFHLGFNLVTISLGLLVIGPFTALVLRLAGQADVARQIAHAHVLFNVAGVLLFAPLLPLCQRLLDAWLPDQPRPAPALVGEPAA